AATCTAGCTAGTCACAGTACTTCTAATCCCACTACAACAGCCCAATATGCAGCCATTGCAGCGTATAATGGACCACAAGAACCAGTTGAAGAAATGCGTAAAGCCTTTGAAGAGAGATTGGAAATTATTTTTAATAAGCTAACTGCAATACCTGGTTTCACATGTGTAAAACCACAAGGTGCCTTTTACCTATATCCAAATGTCAGAAAGGCCGCTGAAATGACTGGATTTAGTCATGTGGATGATTTTGTAGAAGCATTACTAGTAGATGCAAAAGTTGCCGTGATCCCAGGGTCAGGTTTTGGAACGCCTGATAATATTCGATTATCTTATGCCACTTCACTAGAGCAATTAGAAAAAGCAGTTAATAGAATGAAGCAGTTTGTTGAAGCAAATATTCAAGTGAAATAACCAATTACTATTAAAATATTTTATATAAAAGTCTGCAATTTGCAGGCTTTTTGCTTGTCCTTTCCAAAGCTGGATACCTAATACTCTTACTAGGAAAGAACGTTCGTGGTATACTATTCAGGAGGTGTCCAAAGATGAAAACAAATATTTTAGCATGGCTTCAAGAAGGAACATTAACAGTTCCGCAATTATTATTTTCAGAATATCGAAATCTTAATCTTAGTGAAACAGAACTCGTTCTTTTATTAAATATACTTACCTTTTTAGAAAAAGGAAATGAATTTCCTACTCCAGAAGAACTTTCCTCTCGTATGACTATCACCATTGCTGAATGTAATGAAATGCTTAGGCGATTGATTCAACGTGGGTTTATTGAAATTATTGATTCCATTTCAACTGATGGCATTCGGTTTGAAAAATACTCTGTGAACCCATTGTGGGAAAAGCTAGTTGACCAGTTTTTATTGAATAAAACAATGGTCAACAAAGTGGAGAAAAAAGCGGAGGAAACCGATTTATATACCTGCTTTGAGAAGGAATTTGGACGTCCGTTATCACCGTTCGAATGTGAGTCTCTTGGAATGTGGATGGATGACGATCACCATGATCCTGTCATAATTAAAGCAGCACTTAGGGAAGCAGTAATGTCTGGGAAATTAAACTTTCGCTATATAGATAGAATTCTATTTGAGTGGAAGAAAAACGGAATTAGAACTATTGACCAAGCGAAAAACCACGGACAAAAATTTAGACAAAAGCAAGCACAAAAAAGTAACCTAAAGGAAGAACCACATCAGCCGTCCGTACCATTTTATAACTGGTTAGAACAATAATCACAAACGAGGGAACCTTCTCTCGTTTTTATTTCATTATTTTAAAATTACAAGTTAGGTGATTTCTTTGCTAAATAATACACAGATTCGTTTTTGTTTAGACCAAATGGGAGCAATGTTTCCCGATGCACATTGTGAATTAAACCACTCCAATCCCTTTGAATTGGTTATTGCAGTTGCACTTTCCGCACAATGTACAGATGCCCTTGTAAACAAAGTGACAAGAGAATTGTTTAAGAAATACAAAACACCAGAAGATTATTTAAGTGTTCCACTTGAAGAATTGCAGAATGACATCCGTTCAATTGGCCTATACAGAAATAAGGCGAAAAATATTCAAAA
The window above is part of the Bacillus sp. SORGH_AS_0510 genome. Proteins encoded here:
- a CDS encoding DnaD domain-containing protein, which translates into the protein MKTNILAWLQEGTLTVPQLLFSEYRNLNLSETELVLLLNILTFLEKGNEFPTPEELSSRMTITIAECNEMLRRLIQRGFIEIIDSISTDGIRFEKYSVNPLWEKLVDQFLLNKTMVNKVEKKAEETDLYTCFEKEFGRPLSPFECESLGMWMDDDHHDPVIIKAALREAVMSGKLNFRYIDRILFEWKKNGIRTIDQAKNHGQKFRQKQAQKSNLKEEPHQPSVPFYNWLEQ